In a single window of the Ruminococcus albus 7 = DSM 20455 genome:
- the trpC gene encoding indole-3-glycerol phosphate synthase TrpC, with product MILDDIVAQRRIQLRNETERCPLNKMRRRAEIQLAERTPLSLEKALKKDTLSCICEVKKASPSKGLIREDFRPVDFAKEYEAAGANAISCLTEEHYFQGSSQYLADIRKAVNIPILRKDFIFDEYQIFEAAALGADAVLLIAAVLDIPDFDRLFKLAKTLGLSVLGEMHTVEEMQCYALDREGMVIGVNNRNLKTFEVDLATASKLRPYAPDGAVFVSESGINTNADMKAVRESGADAVLIGETLMRAESITDKLHELREGV from the coding sequence ATGATACTTGATGATATAGTTGCACAGCGCAGGATACAGCTCAGGAACGAAACAGAACGCTGTCCGCTGAACAAGATGCGCCGCAGGGCTGAGATACAGCTGGCAGAGCGCACTCCCCTTTCACTTGAAAAGGCACTGAAAAAGGATACGCTCTCCTGCATATGTGAAGTTAAGAAAGCTTCCCCCTCAAAGGGGCTTATACGTGAGGACTTCCGCCCTGTGGACTTTGCAAAGGAATACGAAGCAGCAGGTGCGAATGCAATAAGCTGTCTTACAGAAGAGCATTATTTTCAGGGCAGTTCGCAGTATCTTGCAGATATACGCAAGGCGGTGAATATCCCGATACTGCGCAAGGATTTCATCTTTGACGAGTACCAGATATTCGAAGCTGCCGCCCTGGGTGCAGACGCTGTGCTGCTGATAGCGGCAGTGCTGGATATACCTGATTTTGACAGGCTTTTCAAGCTTGCTAAAACACTGGGTCTAAGCGTACTTGGTGAGATGCACACGGTGGAAGAGATGCAGTGCTACGCTCTCGACCGTGAGGGCATGGTCATCGGTGTGAACAACAGAAATCTCAAAACATTTGAAGTTGACCTTGCGACAGCTTCAAAGCTGAGACCCTACGCTCCCGATGGTGCCGTGTTCGTATCCGAGAGCGGCATAAACACCAACGCAGATATGAAAGCTGTACGAGAGAGCGGAGCTGATGCAGTGCTGATAGGCGAAACACTCATGAGAGCCGAAAGCATCACGGATAAGCTTCACGAACTGCGTGAGGGCGTATGA
- a CDS encoding bifunctional anthranilate synthase component II/anthranilate phosphoribosyltransferase has protein sequence MILLIDNYDSFTYNLYQAIGVLNNDIKVVRNDEITIEKIEKLHPQAIVVSPGPCYPKDAGISVETIRHFSGKIPIFGVCLGHQSIAEAFGGHIVHAAEQMHGKQTTIEIDNTQPIFKGLKNKIDAARYHSLIVEKESLPDCLEIIGTDDRGQIMALKHREHQTYGVQFHPESILTEYGSVIIADFLRIAGIDVAATEITVVPDSERTELKPYIAKVVDGQHLTRDEARNAIDIIMGDRATNAQTAALLTAMRMNVETIDEITGCAEGMRDKMAKVPHNSEVLEIVGTGGDLAQSFNISTTSSFVVSACGQAVAKHGNRSVSSRSGAADVLEALGVKIASTPEKAAACIDEVGVSFLFAQSYHKAMRFVGPVRAQSGIRTVFNILGPLANPANAEYNVIGVYEERLIDIVANVLKNLGVKHSLVVYGSDGLDEISISAPTYFAEIDNGQINRFTLTPEDVGLTTAKKKDIVGGDALENASITLGILKGEIQGAKRDIVLFNSGAALYACGKANNIEAGVRMAREAIDSGAALAQLNKLIEFTNRG, from the coding sequence ATGATCCTTTTGATTGATAATTACGACAGCTTCACATACAATCTCTATCAGGCGATAGGTGTGCTGAATAATGATATAAAAGTAGTACGCAACGACGAGATAACTATTGAGAAGATAGAAAAACTTCATCCTCAGGCAATTGTAGTATCTCCGGGTCCCTGCTATCCAAAGGATGCAGGCATATCTGTTGAAACTATAAGACACTTCAGCGGAAAGATCCCGATATTCGGAGTATGCCTTGGTCATCAGTCCATCGCTGAAGCATTCGGCGGGCATATAGTACACGCAGCCGAACAGATGCACGGTAAACAGACTACTATCGAAATAGATAATACCCAGCCAATATTCAAAGGTCTTAAAAACAAGATAGATGCTGCAAGATACCATTCACTTATAGTTGAAAAAGAAAGTCTTCCGGACTGTCTTGAAATAATCGGTACGGATGACAGAGGTCAGATAATGGCGCTGAAGCACCGCGAGCATCAGACTTACGGAGTTCAGTTCCACCCCGAGAGCATACTTACCGAATACGGTTCGGTTATAATCGCAGATTTTCTGAGGATTGCAGGTATAGATGTTGCTGCAACAGAGATAACTGTAGTACCTGATTCCGAAAGAACAGAGCTGAAGCCCTATATTGCAAAGGTAGTTGACGGACAGCACCTTACACGTGATGAAGCAAGGAACGCTATTGATATCATAATGGGAGACCGCGCTACAAATGCTCAGACAGCTGCGCTGCTTACAGCTATGAGGATGAATGTTGAAACAATAGATGAGATAACGGGCTGTGCGGAAGGTATGAGAGATAAAATGGCTAAGGTGCCTCACAACAGCGAGGTACTTGAAATAGTCGGCACAGGCGGAGACCTTGCTCAGAGCTTCAATATCTCAACTACATCTTCCTTCGTAGTATCTGCCTGTGGTCAGGCTGTGGCTAAGCACGGAAACAGGAGCGTTTCATCAAGAAGCGGTGCGGCTGATGTGCTTGAAGCTCTTGGCGTAAAGATAGCTTCCACGCCGGAAAAAGCAGCAGCTTGTATTGATGAGGTAGGTGTAAGCTTCCTGTTTGCTCAGAGTTATCACAAGGCTATGAGATTTGTAGGACCCGTAAGAGCACAGAGCGGTATCAGAACTGTTTTCAATATACTCGGACCTCTTGCTAACCCCGCAAATGCTGAATACAACGTTATCGGTGTTTACGAAGAAAGACTTATCGACATCGTAGCGAACGTTCTGAAAAACCTTGGTGTCAAGCACTCACTGGTTGTATACGGCAGTGACGGACTTGATGAGATATCTATATCTGCTCCCACTTATTTTGCAGAGATAGATAACGGTCAGATAAACAGGTTCACACTTACGCCCGAAGACGTTGGTCTTACAACCGCTAAGAAGAAGGATATCGTCGGCGGTGACGCACTTGAGAATGCTTCGATCACACTGGGAATACTCAAGGGTGAGATACAGGGCGCTAAGAGAGATATCGTACTGTTCAATTCGGGCGCTGCACTTTATGCCTGCGGCAAGGCAAACAACATCGAAGCAGGTGTAAGAATGGCGCGTGAAGCCATCGACAGCGGTGCGGCACTGGCACAGCTGAACAAGCTGATCGAGTTTACAAACAGAGGATAA
- the trpE gene encoding anthranilate synthase component I, with protein sequence MLYPNLEDVKKYLESYKTVPVFYELLMDSCTPIQLFNCLHELYEDCFILESVDNKDKWGRYSYVGIDPKAEYELRNGIMTIKQAGKAPVQKEIDDPIGFLSKIIEEHKSPRFGSYPKLTGGLMGYFAYDMVRYMEKKLNNPPHDDLGMADADLFMFEKLVAYDHLSNKAVIILNINSSDDIDAKYAACEQTALDIVVALKSYQPETKKKRPMPDDIEVRSNITKEQYLDNVRKAKEYIKDGDIFQIVPSQRFEIDNPPDSFDVYRMLRSTNPSPYLFYFKHADYAFAGASPEMLVSVENGTVVTRPIAGTIKRGATHDEDITNEQRLVNDPKERAEHTMLVDLGRNDIGKVSNFGSVEVTDYMVVERYSKVMHLVSNVKGKLKDDKKPLDALMAVLPAGTLSGAPKVRAMEIIDELETTKRGLYGGTVGYLAFDGSLDTCIAIRTVLFKNNKAYVQAGGGVVADSVPENEYEESCNKALAVINAVKEAARL encoded by the coding sequence ATGCTGTATCCTAATCTTGAAGACGTAAAAAAATATCTGGAAAGCTATAAAACAGTTCCTGTATTCTATGAACTGCTGATGGACAGCTGTACACCTATACAACTGTTCAACTGTCTGCACGAACTGTATGAGGATTGCTTCATACTTGAATCGGTAGACAATAAGGACAAGTGGGGCAGATATTCCTATGTCGGCATAGATCCGAAAGCGGAATATGAACTCAGAAACGGTATAATGACAATAAAGCAGGCAGGCAAAGCTCCAGTGCAGAAGGAGATCGATGACCCTATCGGTTTTCTTTCAAAAATAATCGAGGAGCATAAGTCGCCAAGATTCGGCAGTTATCCGAAACTCACAGGCGGTCTTATGGGATATTTCGCTTACGATATGGTAAGATACATGGAAAAAAAGCTGAATAACCCACCTCATGATGATCTTGGTATGGCTGATGCTGACCTGTTCATGTTTGAGAAGCTGGTGGCTTATGACCATCTGAGTAACAAGGCTGTTATTATCCTCAATATTAATTCCTCAGATGATATCGATGCTAAATATGCAGCTTGTGAACAGACAGCACTTGATATAGTAGTGGCACTTAAAAGCTATCAGCCTGAAACCAAAAAGAAACGACCGATGCCCGACGATATCGAGGTACGATCAAACATCACAAAAGAGCAGTACCTTGATAATGTTCGCAAGGCTAAGGAATACATCAAAGACGGTGATATCTTCCAGATAGTACCATCCCAGAGATTTGAGATAGATAATCCACCCGACAGCTTTGATGTGTACAGAATGCTGCGTTCAACAAATCCATCGCCGTATCTGTTCTACTTCAAGCACGCTGATTACGCTTTTGCAGGTGCTTCTCCCGAAATGCTGGTAAGCGTTGAAAACGGCACAGTAGTTACAAGACCTATCGCAGGTACGATAAAACGAGGTGCTACTCATGATGAAGACATCACGAACGAACAGCGTCTTGTAAATGACCCTAAAGAAAGAGCGGAACACACCATGCTGGTAGACCTTGGAAGAAACGATATAGGTAAAGTCAGCAATTTCGGCAGCGTAGAAGTTACAGATTATATGGTAGTGGAAAGATATTCAAAGGTTATGCACCTTGTATCAAACGTTAAGGGCAAACTAAAGGACGATAAAAAGCCTCTGGATGCTTTGATGGCTGTTCTGCCCGCAGGTACTCTTTCAGGTGCACCCAAGGTAAGGGCAATGGAGATAATCGACGAGCTTGAAACTACAAAGCGCGGTCTTTACGGAGGAACAGTTGGTTATCTTGCATTTGACGGTTCACTTGATACCTGTATAGCGATACGCACGGTACTTTTCAAAAATAACAAGGCTTATGTACAGGCAGGCGGCGGTGTAGTCGCAGATTCTGTTCCTGAGAATGAATATGAAGAGAGCTGCAATAAAGCTCTGGCAGTAATAAATGCCGTTAAGGAAGCGGCTCGACTCTGA
- a CDS encoding alpha/beta hydrolase, with the protein MNNYGTIAKVGNTEINVYSEGNGDITIIFMAGSGVGCPGLEYKPIYRRMSDKYRIAVIEKAGYGLSGKAVTERTVENLVEESRAALKELNIEPPYILAPHSYSGFEAIWWANTYPDEVKAVLSIDMGLPNMMKAMSEKIPIEKKKAMVAKTRKFMQTIAKRGLLDKILRNRTVNASGLLTGSELSDDEKKIYEEVYYKNIASEAVFEESVLAEENAKKSDSTGYLKCPSCFIVSNMKSVVKTLSWQQAAKDYAEHCNAEIHILDENHMMYAVIPDKMTSIFKSFLEKNNL; encoded by the coding sequence ATGAATAATTACGGAACGATAGCAAAAGTCGGTAATACTGAAATAAATGTATACTCTGAAGGGAATGGAGATATTACGATCATATTTATGGCTGGATCCGGTGTAGGATGTCCGGGACTGGAGTATAAGCCGATATATCGGAGAATGTCCGACAAATATCGTATAGCAGTTATTGAAAAAGCAGGCTATGGTTTAAGCGGTAAAGCAGTAACTGAAAGAACAGTCGAAAATCTTGTTGAGGAAAGTCGGGCTGCATTAAAGGAATTGAATATTGAACCTCCCTACATTCTTGCGCCCCATTCATATTCCGGATTTGAAGCTATATGGTGGGCAAATACATATCCTGATGAAGTGAAAGCAGTTCTTAGCATAGATATGGGCTTACCGAATATGATGAAGGCGATGTCTGAGAAGATCCCTATTGAAAAGAAAAAAGCTATGGTGGCAAAAACACGTAAGTTTATGCAGACGATAGCCAAACGTGGTCTCCTTGATAAAATTCTCAGGAACAGAACAGTAAATGCTTCAGGTCTTCTGACGGGCAGTGAATTATCAGATGATGAGAAAAAGATATATGAAGAAGTCTATTATAAGAATATAGCAAGTGAGGCAGTTTTTGAAGAGTCTGTACTTGCCGAAGAAAATGCAAAAAAATCCGATAGTACCGGATATTTGAAATGTCCTTCATGTTTCATTGTCAGCAATATGAAATCAGTAGTTAAAACACTTTCGTGGCAGCAGGCTGCTAAAGATTATGCAGAACATTGTAATGCAGAGATTCATATATTAGATGAAAACCACATGATGTATGCCGTGATACCTGATAAGATGACAAGTATTTTCAAATCCTTTTTAGAAAAAAACAACTTGTAA
- a CDS encoding DUF1349 domain-containing protein encodes MTENMKWLKAPEKYSINDERIEIITEPHTDLWQRTYYHFRNDNAPVLQMETDDKYFSFIVKTDFTDSHHRFDQCGIVMYLDEDNWLKASVEYENDKFQHLGSVVTNHGYSDWATTAIPADVKTMWYRFSRREDDYCIECSYDGITFTQMRVCHIWEENGRIRFGVYACSPEESSFKAIFTDMKITECTWKAHDGQQPDNE; translated from the coding sequence ATGACAGAGAATATGAAATGGCTAAAAGCGCCGGAAAAATATAGTATTAACGATGAACGCATCGAGATCATCACAGAGCCCCATACCGACTTATGGCAGCGTACGTATTATCATTTCAGGAATGATAATGCCCCTGTACTGCAAATGGAAACGGACGATAAATACTTTTCTTTCATAGTCAAAACTGATTTTACAGACAGTCATCACAGATTTGATCAGTGCGGGATCGTGATGTATCTTGATGAGGATAACTGGCTGAAGGCCTCCGTGGAATACGAAAATGACAAGTTTCAGCATTTAGGTTCAGTAGTGACCAATCATGGCTATTCAGATTGGGCAACAACAGCTATACCTGCTGATGTAAAGACTATGTGGTATCGTTTCAGCAGACGCGAGGATGATTACTGCATCGAATGCAGCTATGACGGAATAACTTTTACACAGATGCGTGTATGTCATATTTGGGAGGAAAATGGAAGGATACGTTTCGGTGTATACGCCTGCAGCCCCGAAGAATCAAGCTTTAAGGCGATATTTACTGATATGAAGATAACTGAATGCACCTGGAAGGCACATGATGGGCAGCAGCCTGACAATGAATAA
- a CDS encoding nitroreductase family protein, with translation MNEIYTRVSIRKFEDRSVETEKITQLIRAAMQAPSAGNQQPWEFYVVTDRDKIRALSKISPYAACAENAPVVIVPCYRTDGLRWNETVLLDLSCATENLLLEIASLGLGGVWLCAAPLEDRMTKAEAAIGNPEGLRAFAVIPVGYPAEIRVQQDRFDESRIHFI, from the coding sequence ATGAATGAGATATATACAAGAGTAAGTATAAGAAAATTTGAGGACAGATCTGTTGAAACAGAGAAGATCACTCAACTTATCAGAGCAGCAATGCAGGCGCCTTCCGCCGGAAATCAGCAGCCTTGGGAATTCTATGTTGTGACTGATAGGGATAAGATCAGGGCTCTTTCCAAGATAAGTCCTTATGCAGCCTGTGCCGAAAATGCACCTGTTGTGATCGTGCCTTGTTATAGAACTGATGGCCTGCGATGGAATGAAACAGTACTTCTTGATCTTTCATGTGCTACAGAGAACCTTCTTTTGGAAATAGCTTCTCTCGGCCTTGGAGGAGTATGGCTCTGTGCTGCTCCGTTGGAGGACAGGATGACAAAGGCAGAAGCTGCCATCGGCAATCCGGAAGGACTGCGTGCTTTTGCTGTTATCCCTGTCGGTTATCCCGCCGAGATAAGAGTTCAGCAGGACAGGTTCGATGAGAGCAGGATACACTTTATCTGA
- a CDS encoding ABC transporter ATP-binding protein — protein MNGMYLFGVCYCGYGILLGTISYGTLTAVTQLISQIQAPFANITGYLPRFYAMTASAERLMEIENFISDCEKQPLDINTVRKYYSEELRSFGLKNAGFTYFPAVKSITELSKDDQPVVLNDFSIDIIKGEFIAFTGHSGCGKSTILKLLMSIYQLDSGERYMNDNNGTKPLSAEWHRLFAYVPQGNQLMSGSIREVVAFADKSDMQNDERINRSLQIACADDFITELEYGIDTLLGERGTGLSEGQMQRIAIARAIFSDSPVLLLDEATSALDPATEKRLLQNLRSMTDKTVIIVTHRPAALEICDKAIDITKYCNDK, from the coding sequence ATGAACGGAATGTATCTGTTTGGTGTTTGCTACTGCGGATACGGTATACTTCTTGGTACAATATCCTACGGTACTCTTACCGCCGTAACTCAGCTTATCTCTCAGATACAGGCACCGTTTGCCAACATTACTGGATATCTGCCGAGATTTTATGCTATGACCGCCAGTGCCGAGCGACTCATGGAGATAGAAAACTTTATCAGCGACTGTGAAAAGCAGCCACTGGATATCAATACTGTCAGGAAGTATTATTCTGAGGAGCTGAGATCATTCGGATTAAAGAATGCAGGCTTCACATATTTTCCTGCTGTCAAAAGTATCACGGAATTATCTAAAGATGACCAGCCCGTTGTGCTTAATGATTTCAGCATAGACATCATCAAGGGAGAATTCATCGCGTTCACAGGTCATAGCGGCTGTGGAAAATCAACTATTCTGAAACTGCTGATGAGCATATACCAACTCGACAGTGGAGAACGTTATATGAACGATAATAACGGAACAAAACCTCTGTCCGCTGAATGGCACAGACTATTTGCTTACGTTCCTCAAGGCAACCAGCTTATGTCAGGTTCAATACGTGAAGTTGTAGCATTTGCCGATAAGTCAGATATGCAGAATGATGAACGTATCAACAGATCATTACAGATCGCTTGCGCTGATGATTTCATAACAGAACTTGAATACGGCATTGATACCCTTCTAGGAGAGCGCGGCACCGGTCTATCTGAGGGACAGATGCAGAGGATAGCTATAGCAAGAGCCATATTCAGCGACAGCCCTGTACTGCTCCTTGATGAAGCGACATCAGCACTTGATCCCGCTACTGAGAAAAGACTGCTTCAAAATCTCAGGAGTATGACAGATAAGACAGTCATTATCGTAACACACCGTCCTGCTGCTTTGGAAATATGTGACAAGGCGATCGATATTACAAAGTATTGTAATGATAAATGA
- a CDS encoding ABC transporter transmembrane domain-containing protein, giving the protein MAEKKTEKMTNNAIKWLYSVPGNKKLYILALMLVQAMLGASGVLYALFLRNIVDSATAHNKGAFRYYVLLTVILMLTQIGLRSIIRWLNEFTRSTFENIFKKRLMHNILQKDFASVSAVHSGEWLNRLTNDTVVVSNSYTEILPGLVGMAVKMISAVIMMIVLDRRFACILLPCGALMLLMTYAFRKLLKKLHKQVQERDGKLRIFLQEHIGSMMIIRSFAAEQQTEDEATERMKEHKKARMQKKSFF; this is encoded by the coding sequence ATGGCTGAAAAGAAAACTGAAAAGATGACTAATAACGCGATAAAATGGCTTTACTCTGTACCGGGAAATAAAAAGCTGTATATTCTCGCACTTATGCTGGTACAGGCGATGCTTGGAGCAAGCGGAGTTCTGTACGCATTGTTTTTACGAAACATAGTTGACAGTGCCACGGCTCATAATAAAGGGGCATTCAGGTACTATGTACTGCTTACCGTCATTCTTATGCTGACTCAGATAGGGTTGCGATCGATAATTCGCTGGCTGAATGAGTTTACCAGATCAACTTTTGAAAACATATTCAAAAAACGACTTATGCATAATATCCTTCAAAAGGACTTTGCCAGTGTGAGTGCAGTACATTCGGGTGAATGGCTCAACAGACTGACAAATGACACAGTAGTTGTATCCAACAGCTACACTGAGATACTACCAGGTCTGGTAGGTATGGCTGTCAAAATGATAAGCGCTGTGATAATGATGATAGTACTTGACCGTAGGTTTGCGTGCATTCTTCTGCCGTGCGGGGCACTAATGTTACTTATGACCTATGCATTCCGCAAGTTACTGAAAAAGCTCCATAAACAAGTGCAGGAACGTGACGGCAAACTGCGTATATTCCTGCAGGAGCATATCGGCAGCATGATGATAATACGTTCATTTGCCGCCGAACAGCAGACAGAAGATGAAGCAACAGAACGTATGAAAGAACACAAGAAAGCAAGAATGCAAAAAAAATCGTTTTTCTAA
- a CDS encoding S24/S26 family peptidase, producing the protein MIKFEDVIDRDGRLVYTNVGDSMKPLIRQDRDILIIEKKEGRMKKYDVPLYKRDSGQYVLHRVLKVRSDDYVICGDNRYSKEYGITDRNIIGVLTAVVRNGREISMTDIRYRIYVHLWCDFFPVRAFILKAKRTPKWLKRKLKR; encoded by the coding sequence ATGATTAAATTTGAAGATGTGATAGATCGAGATGGAAGACTTGTCTATACCAATGTTGGCGACAGTATGAAACCGCTGATACGACAGGACAGGGATATACTTATCATAGAGAAAAAAGAAGGTAGGATGAAAAAGTATGATGTACCGCTATACAAGCGAGACAGCGGACAGTACGTACTTCACAGGGTACTGAAAGTACGCAGTGATGACTATGTGATCTGCGGAGATAACCGATACTCAAAAGAATACGGGATAACAGATCGTAATATCATCGGTGTGCTGACAGCAGTAGTACGCAACGGCAGAGAGATATCTATGACAGATATCAGATATCGGATATATGTACATTTGTGGTGTGATTTCTTCCCTGTACGCGCCTTTATCCTTAAAGCAAAGAGAACACCGAAATGGCTGAAAAGAAAACTGAAAAGATGA
- a CDS encoding nucleotidyltransferase family protein, with product MNQNYNDIIYLLYCAVNGIEPDSVRIKDIDIERLYQLAKYHTVRAAVNIALKSAGVVDNKFDQAYKKALRKNIYLDMERISILSDFENNRIWHMPLKGAVLKDLYPENGMREMSDNDILFDKDKQELTYKIMLSHGYTAEHYGISNHDVYQKPPVLNFELHTSLFDTSHPEPLYSYYADTKSMLLKDEGCEYSYHFSDEDFYVYMTAHEWKHYNSSGTGIRSLLDCYVFLKSKGDTLDFDYITEQCRKLKIEDFEKERRTLADKVFSSENLPDLSENEEKMLMYYLTAGTYGNFDNTMKKALQDQTKSGYILRNMFPNVDYMKRSVKFVNKCPVLYPIGIVYRWGRILVIRRNYLKNIIKAVNKYGK from the coding sequence ATGAACCAAAACTATAATGACATCATTTATCTGCTTTACTGTGCTGTAAACGGTATAGAACCTGACTCTGTGAGAATAAAGGACATTGATATTGAAAGACTTTATCAGCTTGCAAAATACCATACTGTACGTGCAGCAGTAAACATCGCCTTGAAAAGCGCCGGCGTAGTCGATAATAAATTTGATCAGGCATACAAGAAGGCTTTACGGAAGAATATCTATCTGGATATGGAACGCATCTCTATCCTCTCTGATTTTGAAAACAACCGGATCTGGCATATGCCGCTTAAAGGTGCGGTATTAAAAGATCTATATCCGGAAAACGGTATGCGTGAAATGTCGGACAATGATATACTGTTCGATAAAGATAAGCAGGAACTGACTTATAAGATCATGCTTTCACACGGATATACTGCTGAACATTACGGCATAAGCAATCACGATGTATACCAGAAGCCTCCGGTGCTGAACTTTGAACTGCACACCTCTCTGTTTGATACTTCACACCCCGAACCGCTTTACAGTTATTACGCTGACACAAAGAGTATGCTGTTGAAAGATGAAGGATGTGAGTACAGTTATCATTTTTCTGACGAAGATTTTTATGTATACATGACTGCACATGAATGGAAACACTATAACAGCAGCGGTACGGGTATACGCTCGCTTCTGGATTGCTATGTCTTCTTGAAAAGCAAGGGTGATACTCTTGACTTTGATTACATAACAGAACAATGCAGAAAGCTTAAGATAGAAGATTTTGAAAAAGAACGGCGTACACTTGCCGATAAGGTGTTTTCATCCGAGAACCTTCCCGACTTATCCGAGAATGAAGAAAAAATGCTGATGTACTACCTGACAGCAGGCACATACGGAAACTTTGATAACACTATGAAAAAGGCACTGCAGGATCAGACCAAGTCGGGCTATATCCTAAGAAATATGTTTCCGAATGTCGATTATATGAAACGTTCGGTAAAATTTGTAAACAAATGCCCTGTTCTTTATCCTATCGGGATCGTATACCGCTGGGGAAGGATCCTGGTGATACGACGCAACTATCTCAAAAATATCATAAAGGCTGTGAACAAGTATGGTAAATAG
- a CDS encoding PqqD family protein codes for MKLDPRFLTHETKGEHYMISTSNTSFKGIVKNNETAAFIIECLKSDITESAVVDKLLAEYKDADRKTVERDVTNTISKLRSIGAINE; via the coding sequence ATGAAATTAGATCCCAGATTTCTCACCCACGAAACAAAGGGTGAACACTATATGATCAGCACAAGCAATACCAGTTTCAAAGGTATCGTTAAAAACAATGAAACAGCAGCATTCATTATCGAATGCCTTAAGTCAGATATCACTGAAAGTGCTGTAGTAGATAAGCTCCTGGCTGAATACAAGGATGCTGATCGTAAGACGGTAGAGCGTGATGTTACGAATACTATCAGCAAACTTCGATCGATAGGTGCTATAAACGAATGA